In Cytophagales bacterium, the following are encoded in one genomic region:
- a CDS encoding response regulator, with protein sequence MAKKVLIVDDSIYMRSLIKTALEEKGFEIVGEAANGETAIDLAMELQPDLITLDNILPDMMGFEILKVLKEEGLESKVVMVSAVGQQTVVNKGKELGAEDYIVKPFTSEDLLAVVDRVL encoded by the coding sequence ATGGCAAAAAAAGTATTAATCGTAGATGACTCAATCTACATGAGATCGTTAATCAAAACTGCCTTAGAAGAAAAAGGCTTTGAAATCGTTGGAGAAGCAGCCAACGGAGAAACAGCGATCGACCTGGCAATGGAATTGCAACCAGACCTAATCACACTCGACAATATTTTGCCGGATATGATGGGTTTTGAAATATTGAAGGTGCTTAAGGAAGAAGGCCTGGAATCCAAAGTGGTCATGGTCTCCGCCGTTGGGCAGCAAACGGTAGTCAATAAAGGAAAGGAACTTGGTGCGGAAGACTACATTGTTAAGCCTTTCACTTCAGAAGATTTGTTGGCTGTAGTTGATAGAGTGCTCTAG
- a CDS encoding response regulator — protein MSVLIVDDSSFIRSTIQRVVVGMGLEVCGLASNGEEALEMIEQLEPKILTLDMVLPDMTGLDVLKVVKKHYPHMKVIMITSMAKPSMIEEARELNVDKYLTKPITEEDLGNAIGELKA, from the coding sequence ATGAGTGTGTTGATTGTAGATGATTCTTCTTTTATTCGGTCCACCATCCAGAGGGTTGTGGTAGGCATGGGACTGGAGGTATGTGGATTGGCTTCAAATGGAGAGGAAGCTTTGGAAATGATCGAACAATTAGAACCAAAGATTCTGACGCTGGATATGGTATTGCCAGATATGACTGGATTGGATGTTCTCAAAGTCGTGAAAAAGCATTACCCGCACATGAAAGTAATTATGATCACTTCCATGGCCAAGCCTTCGATGATAGAAGAAGCAAGGGAGCTTAATGTGGATAAGTACCTGACCAAGCCGATCACGGAAGAAGATCTGGGGAATGCCATTGGTGAATTAAAAGCATAG